The DNA window AGGGCTATGGCTTGCTCAAAGTCCTTAAAGGCCAGACGACGCCAATCAACTTCCTCACCACAAAATTCGGGGTCCGATGTTAGCAAACGAATATCCAAACAAGTCTGATGCATTCTAGAACCAAGACACGCAGAGTGCCACTTCAAGCCATTATCCCTTTGTCTTGAAGCGGAATCAaaagtaaatgaaattaaaaagcaatcttgctttaaatattaaacatatgTTGTCTAACTTCATGCCTTTTAGAAGTCATGTCATCTCTTTCTTGCTTAGCTTCACAGTGCCCAAATTTTTGCATGCTGCTATACGTTAAAGTAACAACATTCCCAGTATTTGTACATGCGTGTTGCGATGTGTTATGCTACTTCGACACTTCAAGCTTTATTCCTCATATCACAATCAGTAGCCTCTCCCAAACTGCTGCTCTGTGCTGGGGGAGCAGGACAGGCCCAATGACATCACTGGCTGCCGCCACCCTCCTCCGGAACCGGTCTCGGTCTCTGGCCATCTGCAGCCAGCAGGATCCGTCACGGGAAACACGGCTGGCAAACGCCCAGGCCACAAGAGGGCGCACTTCTACCTTCTCGCTGAATGTCACCTGCAATAACAAAGGGGAGGTGTTAAACGAAACCTGGGGTGTTACACAAAGAGCGCAACACATAACCAGCCACATACATCAGCTGTTCACCGCATTTGTATTAACACATTACTGAAGATGTTGTCAAACCCCAAAAAGAATGTCTCCCTGTGGGACTGGAACACAGAGGCACTTGGGTCTCCGGTGGCATCATCCAAATTACATCCATTAATATGGCAGACAAGAAAGGCAAGCTCCGACTTTCCTCCTCATACGTCAGCTTTGTAGCCAAACCCAGTGAATCAATCACCGACCTCCATTACTGTTCGCTATATTATTGCTACACTATTGCAAGTACTCCCAGTGTTGGGTGATGCAAGCAAACTGCAAAGACcgggaggggggaaaaaaaaaaaaaccataccATTCAAACTTGGAGAAGCAGCAATTCCCATAACACCATGCCCCACAATACCTTTTTGTGACCCGGAGTGGGCATCTCCTCCTGCAGAGGGCGTCgctgttcctcttcatcacagAGAACTTCCACCTGCGTTCCTCTGGCCTTTGGAGTGCAGCTCTCTGGTGGGCAAGTGGCCTGAGACTGAGACTTCACCACAGAGGAGAAACTGAGCAGATTGTATGGGTCATCAGTGCGGAAGAAGGATTCCCAGAGCTGAGCATTCTCAGAGTTATCAtagtcgtcgtcgtcgtcgtcatcaGACCAGCTTGAATCACTGTCCCAGCCTGGCCCCTCCGAGGACACACTGGATTTCCCAGGAACAGCTTCATGGGCCTCATCAAAAGAGACTTCACATGAGTCCCATTCCAGCCACTCCGACAGGTCAACATCCTGCTCACTTCCGTCATATCCCCTAGGGAAGGCAGCCTCCAGGGTCTCATCTAAGGAACTCACACGCCCATCTTCCCTCAGAGTCTTCTCATCCAGAGCATACACCATACTGCCCCCCTGTCCAGCCAGGTGAGGGGTCCACATCCAGCCATGGACAGTGGACCCCTGCTCTCGCACCGAACACTCCTCCATGTGATCCTCAAGCATTCCAAATCCTAGAGCAGCCGCATCTACGGAAGGATCCGTAACAACGTCCATAACGATCGGCAGTGGGCACACCTCAGGCCGCAGAGCCTTCACGGCTGCTATACAGCGACTCATGATTTTGGACAGCGCCGCCCTTAGGTGGCGGAATGCCTTGTGAAACACCTGGAACATTCTCATCCGCGTCGGCCAGTCTGCTTCCAGGCCTTTTTTCGGACGGGGCATCCTTGGTAGGACGATGGTAGACAATAGTGTAGGCCACTCACTCATACTGACCCCCCGCATGTCACGTGACACGGAGAACATATGGGGCGATGGATACTGGGAGTGAAAGGGGGCCATATCCACACACATTCTGGGGAAGAAAAAGCCAAGGTAACTAATAAACCAAACCAAAAACGTCTGAAACAGGATAAATAGTACTCCATCACTAGACAAAGGCTGCAGTAATTAAATCTTAACCAAAATGAGCATAAGAACATTTGGTACAAAAAAAGGTTCACATATATAGGAACGGATGTGGTTAAAAACCGTCGCAAATCGAACATCTCGCAGTATTACGACCTTCCGTAGTACTACGTCGCCCATAATGTGTATTATACACAACTGGCAAACGAAAAACTAATATTAATATACTAACATTGCCGTAGTCTCTAAATAGCACCGCagacatttaaagaaaaaacaccCTCCTTTAACAGACAGCGTTTTTGTTTACTAGCTTATGTCGGACTATCCTATAATACTCACATATCTATTAGACAATAAATCGTAAATAAAATTATCTAATTAAATTACcatgttaaaataaaactcACCTTTCTGATTCCGTATCTCAGCCAGTCGCCTGAAAATCACTCCAACGAAGATTAGGTGACCTTCGGTTGAAAATACCTTCCTTCTCAACAACAAACAGCAACCTTGTCAGAGGAAAAACGTCTGCACTTGGTTTTCTAAAAGAATAACCCATTTTCTTGGCGGAAAACAGCGAAATAAACGCAAGTCACGAAACAACCAAATACAATTCTCTTCTTCTTTATCGGATGATCTGCACACGGCACGCTGCTTTCCTTTATATAACCGgaagggggaaggggggggggcgaggatTTCGGCCAATCATACAGCGAGGCGTATGACATCGCATCGAAAGTATGTGCATTACGTGACTGGGACAGCTGAGTGATTCTGGGGGACTCTGAGACGGAATTTCCTCTGTGT is part of the Paramormyrops kingsleyae isolate MSU_618 chromosome 25, PKINGS_0.4, whole genome shotgun sequence genome and encodes:
- the LOC111853052 gene encoding uncharacterized protein — translated: MCVDMAPFHSQYPSPHMFSVSRDMRGVSMSEWPTLLSTIVLPRMPRPKKGLEADWPTRMRMFQVFHKAFRHLRAALSKIMSRCIAAVKALRPEVCPLPIVMDVVTDPSVDAAALGFGMLEDHMEECSVREQGSTVHGWMWTPHLAGQGGSMVYALDEKTLREDGRVSSLDETLEAAFPRGYDGSEQDVDLSEWLEWDSCEVSFDEAHEAVPGKSSVSSEGPGWDSDSSWSDDDDDDDYDNSENAQLWESFFRTDDPYNLLSFSSVVKSQSQATCPPESCTPKARGTQVEVLCDEEEQRRPLQEEMPTPGHKKVTFSEKVEVRPLVAWAFASRVSRDGSCWLQMARDRDRFRRRVAAASDVIGPVLLPQHRAAVWERLLIVI